From the genome of Nicotiana sylvestris chromosome 1, ASM39365v2, whole genome shotgun sequence:
GATTCATCAGGAGGAGAGGGCCAACATGGAGCAAAACAAAAAGGCCCGTACTTTTGGCACTTTTAGTGCAGTGCCTAGTTCAGGCAAGGGGCAAAGCAGCAGAGGGCCATCTGGTTCACCACAGTCTAGGGTGCAGACAGCCTTCAGTGGCCCTCTTGTGGCATACAATTTCGGACATGGAGACCAGTCCAGGACCGTCCAGAGTGATCACCGTACTGCACAACAGGCTCAGAGTAGTGTGGGTTCTCATCAGCGTCAGTCTAGTATTTCTAAAGGACCCCTTAGTCCGTGCTATGGTTGCGGGTTGATGGGTCATATCAGAAAGTTTTGCCCAAACGGGCAACAGGGTTCGAGAGCTCATCCAACACCTTCTACGGCTACTAATTCGGTTGCACCAAACCCACCTAGGGGTAATGGATCCCACAGTGGGCGCAATGCAGGAAAGGTGCCACAGGCAGCTGCCACTTCTCATAGGACTCATCCTTGTTTCTATGCCATGCCTACTCGCCCTACTGTAGAGGCTTCGGATGGAGGCATCACAGGTATACTTACTATTTGTACTCTAGATGCTTATGCTCTTATGGATCCCGAATCTACTTTTTCCTATGTTACTCCGTACTTTGCTTTGGATTTTAGGATAGAGTCAGAACAACTACTTGAACCATTTTTTGTGTCGACTCcagtgggagattctcttgttgccTCTCGCGTCTATAGGGGTTCTGTGATTATAATTCAAGATCGAGAGACTACGGCAGACCTTATTAAACTAGaaatggttgactttgatgtgatCATGGGGATGGATTAGTTATACAAGtgttatgctattcttgattgtcgtGCTAAAGTGGTCAAGTTTGAGTTTCCCAATGAGCCCATTCATGAGTGGAAGGGCAATATTGTTGAGCCTCGAGGTAAGTTTATTTCATACCTTAAGGCAAAGAAGATGATTACGAAGGGATGTCTTTATCATTTAGTTAGAGTCATTGACACAACTGCGGAGGTAGCAAGCATTCAGTCTGTGCCTGTCGTTAATGAGTTTCCTAATGTTTTTCCTGATGAGCTTCTGGGTATCCCCCAGATCGGGTCATTGACTTTGGGATAGATGTGGTGCCAGATGCTCAGCccatatctattccaccataccgtatggctcCAGCCGAGTTAagagaattgaaggagcaattgaAAGATTTATTGGATAAAGTGTTTATTAAACCTAGCGTGtctccttggggtgcaccagtgctgtttgtgaaaaagaaagatggttctttgaggatgtgtattgactacaggCAACTTAACAAAGTGACCATCAAGAATAGGTACCCACTACCTCGGATAGACgacttgtttgaccagttgcaagGGGCGAAGTTCTTCTTGAAGAATGATTTaaggtcagggtatcatcagttgaAAATTCGAGAGAAGGATATTCCCAAAATGGCTTTTTGGACCCTCTACGGGCATTATGAatttttggtgatgtcatttgggctaacaaatgcacCCACAACCTTTATGGATCTAATGAATCGGATTTTCAAGCCATTTCTTGATAGATtcatgattgttttcattgatgacatattAGTCTATTCGCGAAGTCAAGAGGAATATGTCGGTCATTTGAGGATAGTGTTGCAGACACTTTTGGAGAATGAGTTGTATGCTAAATTCTataagtgtgaattttggctcgaatccgtggcattcttgggtcatgtggtatctCGCGgaggtattaaggtggatcctcaaaagattga
Proteins encoded in this window:
- the LOC138876270 gene encoding uncharacterized protein codes for the protein MGIQALQQGGMRAPVVEDMAQLAIKFVRLEPPVFTAYQLKDIADLWFKGVEKSRSEDAPPMVWAEFKKIFIKKWLPPGVRAALAILFMTLKQDTMTVLEYSIKFEKQSRYAPHLIPTEDEKIDRFTRGLIPGIRKDTASGRGNTTFTDFVDLEMDLERIHQEERANMEQNKKARTFGTFSAVPSSGKGQSSRGPSGSPQSRVQTAFSGPLVAYNFGHGDQSRTVQSDHRTAQQAQSSVGSHQRQSSISKGPLSPCYGCGLMGHIRKFCPNGQQGSRAHPTPSTATNSVAPNPPRGNGSHSGRNAGKVPQAAATSHRTHPCFYAMPTRPTVEASDGGITGILTICTLDAYALMDPESTFSYVTPYFALDFRIESEQLLEPFFVSTPVGDSLVASRVYRGSLYKCYAILDCRAKVVKFEFPNEPIHEWKGNIVEPRDRVIDFGIDVVPDAQPISIPPYRMAPAELRELKEQLKDLLDKVFIKPSVSPWGAPVLFVKKKDGSLRMCIDYRQLNKVTIKNRYPLPRIDDLFDQLQGAKFFLKNDLRSGYHQLKIREKDIPKMAFWTLYGHYEFLVMSFGLTNAPTTFMDLMNRIFKPFLDRFMIVFIDDILVYSRSQEEYVGHLRIVLQTLLENELYAKFYKCEFWLESVAFLGHVVSRGGIKVDPQKIEAVKSWPQPTTPTEIRSFLGLAGYYRRFVEGFLLLHLR